In Methanocorpusculum vombati, a genomic segment contains:
- a CDS encoding energy-coupling factor transporter transmembrane component T family protein: MNMEDIMQYIPGDRFVHRLSPMTKIIFAVGMMFAAIFTTNLAILAGLIAIVLIVAVAGGLFRVLLRQVPLLIILGLALVVLTILTNATGDVLFYLLPDGLLPVTTGAILFAVQMALRFAVLIFAFQLLVISTQPRDLVNALYTLRVPGDYALMFLIAIRFIPTLQREGARINEAQLSRGYFPGGGVIGKVKQLGPVMLPLMLNSLAKADTLGLTIDMRGYRLASEYRRKLTYHAADAGVILLVALVLVGVAAVTFL, from the coding sequence ATGAACATGGAAGATATCATGCAGTACATTCCGGGCGACCGGTTTGTTCACCGTCTCTCTCCGATGACGAAGATCATCTTTGCGGTCGGTATGATGTTTGCCGCGATCTTCACGACGAATCTTGCGATTCTTGCGGGACTGATTGCGATCGTTTTGATCGTTGCCGTCGCCGGAGGACTCTTCAGGGTTCTTCTCCGTCAGGTACCGCTCTTAATCATCCTTGGTCTTGCACTTGTTGTCCTGACGATTCTGACGAACGCTACGGGAGATGTTCTCTTCTATCTGCTGCCGGACGGTCTTCTGCCGGTAACAACCGGTGCAATTCTGTTCGCGGTTCAGATGGCGCTGCGGTTTGCGGTTCTCATCTTTGCGTTCCAGCTGCTGGTCATCTCGACTCAGCCGCGGGATCTGGTGAACGCTCTCTACACTCTGCGGGTTCCGGGAGACTATGCGCTGATGTTTCTGATTGCCATTCGGTTCATCCCGACGCTGCAGCGGGAGGGTGCCCGGATCAACGAGGCACAGCTTTCCCGCGGATACTTCCCCGGCGGCGGTGTGATAGGCAAGGTCAAACAGCTCGGGCCTGTGATGCTTCCGCTGATGCTGAACTCGCTTGCAAAGGCCGATACCCTCGGTCTTACGATCGATATGCGGGGCTACCGTCTCGCGTCCGAATACCGGAGGAAGCTGACGTACCATGCGGCGGATGCGGGTGTGATCCTTCTTGTGGCACTTGTTCTTGTCGGGGTTGCGGCAGTAACCTTCCTCTGA
- a CDS encoding ATP-binding cassette domain-containing protein — protein MLLKSLTDRGHSVVLVEHMTGETLGYATRMIRLENGRVVYDGEPVAETFTCPEIPKTSVPGETILSAEHLTHRFGEVLALDDVSLTFAKGEIVAILGENGSGKTTFVKHLNGLLCPDCGHVVLNGEDITGKSVSEIAKTVGLVFQNPDTMLFENTCEREILFGLKNVGNPDPAAARAALVAVGLGGKAHVNPRHLSRGERQRLALACVLAMDQQIVIMDEPTTGLDMQESYEIMRVLTGMRNAGKTILMVTHNPALAEKFSDRIVEMEAGHVTAVRGGA, from the coding sequence ATGCTGCTCAAAAGTCTTACCGACCGCGGTCACAGTGTTGTTCTCGTTGAACACATGACCGGTGAAACCCTCGGTTATGCGACCCGCATGATCCGGCTGGAGAACGGGAGAGTCGTGTACGATGGTGAACCGGTCGCAGAAACCTTCACCTGCCCGGAGATTCCCAAGACCTCCGTCCCCGGCGAAACAATTCTTTCCGCTGAGCACCTGACCCACCGTTTCGGCGAGGTTCTTGCGCTGGACGATGTCTCGCTCACCTTTGCGAAAGGTGAGATTGTTGCCATTCTCGGTGAGAACGGTTCTGGTAAGACGACGTTCGTTAAGCATCTCAACGGTCTGCTTTGCCCGGACTGCGGGCATGTTGTCCTGAACGGTGAGGACATCACCGGAAAATCCGTCTCTGAGATTGCCAAAACCGTGGGGCTTGTGTTCCAGAATCCGGACACGATGCTGTTTGAGAACACCTGTGAGCGGGAGATTCTCTTCGGTCTCAAAAATGTCGGCAACCCGGACCCGGCCGCCGCCCGTGCGGCGCTTGTCGCCGTCGGGCTGGGCGGCAAGGCACATGTCAATCCCCGCCACCTCAGCCGCGGCGAACGCCAGCGGCTGGCTCTTGCGTGTGTGCTTGCTATGGATCAGCAGATTGTCATTATGGATGAGCCAACTACCGGTCTTGACATGCAGGAATCGTATGAGATTATGCGGGTACTGACCGGCATGCGTAACGCCGGAAAGACCATTCTGATGGTCACCCACAATCCGGCACTCGCCGAAAAGTTCTCGGACAGGATTGTCGAGATGGAAGCGGGTCATGTGACCGCCGTCCGCGGAGGTGCATGA